A stretch of the Anaeromyxobacter sp. genome encodes the following:
- a CDS encoding prepilin-type N-terminal cleavage/methylation domain-containing protein has translation MKKIAKGFTLIELMIVVAIIGILAAIAIPNFVKYQLRSKFSEASSNVEGLRKAQEALRQGERGVTFAGVLDATYVGGSYHNLAGTLFPTVGAIGSAKMPWPAADLQLTTAIDWQIEGATYFNYQMSTAGCATSTAAATNSGICYSIGAAADIDGDAAVGEVMLVKQSLAAVPVTATMPGNVTAFPGTGLGSCGAAGTEVYGMPCTGTGPDVF, from the coding sequence ATGAAGAAGATCGCCAAGGGCTTCACCCTCATCGAGCTCATGATCGTGGTGGCCATCATCGGCATCCTCGCCGCCATCGCCATCCCGAACTTCGTGAAGTACCAGCTCCGGTCCAAGTTCTCGGAGGCCTCCTCCAACGTCGAGGGGCTCCGCAAGGCGCAGGAGGCGCTGCGCCAGGGTGAGCGCGGCGTGACCTTCGCCGGCGTGCTCGACGCGACCTACGTGGGCGGCTCGTACCACAACCTGGCCGGCACGCTGTTCCCCACCGTGGGCGCCATCGGCTCCGCCAAGATGCCCTGGCCGGCCGCCGACCTGCAGCTCACCACCGCCATCGACTGGCAGATCGAGGGCGCCACCTACTTCAACTACCAGATGAGCACCGCCGGCTGCGCCACCAGCACCGCCGCGGCCACCAACTCCGGCATCTGCTACTCCATCGGCGCGGCCGCCGACATCGACGGCGACGCCGCGGTCGGTGAGGTCATGCTGGTGAAGCAGTCGCTGGCCGCCGTCCCGGTCACCGCCACCATGCCCGGCAACGTCACGGCCTTCCCCGGCACCGGCCTCGGCAGCTGCGGCGCCGCCGGCACCGAGGTCTACGGCATGCCCTGCACCGGCACCGGCCCGGACGTCTTCTAG
- a CDS encoding prepilin-type N-terminal cleavage/methylation domain-containing protein: MRRDRRARGFTLIEMMVVVALIGILAALAYAGFAGQKRRQRLTGTTVEFQALLFGARQTALANGTQVVLMVFPDHVNTLGGTGRFVLYEDADLDFFSAAAGVNFGGFDPAAPAGAGPRGVVLETYDLPDGLVVGPPSGLGVAAVMPAPFAGIAVNVDCSFCTGAGRRGAIAFQPLGTASFHDDNGPPLDLPFGGSFSFYAADADEVRTLAVAASTGVVQTLTRKLLAP; the protein is encoded by the coding sequence GTGCGACGAGACCGGCGGGCCAGGGGCTTCACGCTCATCGAGATGATGGTGGTGGTGGCCCTGATCGGCATCCTGGCTGCGCTGGCCTACGCCGGCTTCGCCGGCCAGAAGCGCCGCCAGCGGCTCACCGGGACCACCGTGGAGTTCCAGGCCCTCCTGTTCGGCGCCCGCCAGACGGCGCTCGCCAATGGGACCCAGGTGGTGCTGATGGTCTTCCCGGACCACGTGAACACCCTCGGCGGGACCGGCCGCTTCGTCCTCTACGAGGACGCCGACCTCGACTTCTTCAGCGCCGCCGCAGGGGTCAACTTCGGCGGCTTCGATCCGGCCGCCCCCGCCGGCGCCGGCCCCCGCGGCGTGGTGCTCGAGACCTACGACCTGCCCGACGGGCTGGTGGTCGGCCCGCCCAGCGGGCTCGGGGTGGCGGCGGTCATGCCGGCCCCCTTCGCCGGCATCGCCGTCAACGTGGACTGCTCCTTCTGCACCGGCGCCGGGCGCCGCGGCGCCATCGCCTTCCAGCCGCTCGGCACCGCCAGCTTCCACGACGACAACGGCCCGCCGCTCGACCTGCCCTTCGGCGGCAGCTTCTCCTTCTACGCCGCCGACGCCGACGAGGTGCGCACCCTGGCGGTGGCCGCCTCCACCGGCGTCGTCCAGACCCTCACCCGGAAGCTCCTGGCCCCCTGA
- a CDS encoding ABC transporter ATP-binding protein, producing the protein MADLAISCSRLSKTYRLGLRARKVEALADLDLAVAPGSVYGFVGPNGAGKSTTIKVLVGLVRASAGSATLFGTPVDDPRARLTVGYLPENPSFHDFMRPLEVMRYLGRLSGLSGADLDRRALALLERVGLGHALDLSVRKFSKGMVQRLGLAQALVHDPPLLVLDEPMSGLDPIGRKEVRDLVVELGRQGKTIFFSTHILSDVESICDRVGMLLKGRLVREGTLGSLLDGTVRAVELRCAGLDAAAVAEVRALALDGGPSPDGQAFTFATLEAANAGAARVQARGGQVLLLSPHRETLEETFVRLAQAVGERGG; encoded by the coding sequence ATGGCCGACCTCGCCATCTCCTGCAGCCGCCTCTCGAAGACCTACCGCCTGGGCCTGCGCGCCCGCAAGGTGGAGGCCCTGGCCGACCTCGACCTCGCCGTGGCGCCCGGCAGCGTCTACGGCTTCGTCGGCCCCAACGGCGCCGGCAAGTCCACCACCATCAAGGTGCTGGTGGGGCTGGTGAGGGCCAGCGCCGGCTCGGCCACCCTCTTCGGCACGCCGGTCGACGACCCGCGGGCCCGGCTCACGGTGGGCTACCTGCCGGAGAACCCCAGCTTCCACGACTTCATGCGGCCGCTGGAGGTGATGCGCTACCTGGGCCGGCTCTCCGGCCTGTCCGGCGCCGACCTGGATCGCCGGGCCCTGGCGCTGCTGGAGCGGGTCGGGCTGGGCCACGCCCTCGACCTGTCGGTGCGCAAGTTCTCCAAGGGCATGGTGCAGCGGCTCGGGCTGGCGCAGGCGCTGGTGCACGACCCCCCGCTGCTGGTGCTCGACGAGCCCATGAGCGGCCTCGACCCCATCGGCCGCAAGGAGGTCCGCGACCTGGTGGTCGAGCTGGGCCGCCAGGGCAAGACCATCTTCTTCTCCACCCACATCCTCTCCGACGTGGAGTCCATCTGCGATCGGGTGGGCATGCTGCTCAAGGGCCGGCTGGTGCGCGAGGGCACGCTCGGCTCGCTGCTCGACGGCACGGTGCGGGCGGTGGAGCTGCGCTGCGCCGGGCTCGACGCCGCGGCGGTGGCCGAGGTGCGGGCCCTGGCCCTGGACGGCGGGCCCTCGCCGGACGGCCAGGCCTTCACCTTCGCCACCCTGGAGGCCGCCAACGCCGGCGCCGCCCGGGTGCAGGCGCGCGGCGGGCAGGTGCTGCTGCTCTCGCCCCACCGGGAGACGCTGGAGGAGACCTTCGTCCGGCTGGCGCAGGCGGTCGGCGAGCGGGGGGGCTGA
- a CDS encoding prepilin-type N-terminal cleavage/methylation domain-containing protein has translation MRTTRRQRGATLIESMAALGILMIGATGMVALTHQSTFFMADSRRASRAASFGQDLVSQIELWDYTDPRLANVQTANDGDVGDSAYAFQGSQDPIADGLADHGEADLGADFAGLPDDLLRVNYDMQRYWNVTSLDDYNANGVPDGVRVAVIIRWRVGGANNAVSSWRRAVFMTMKINTADLR, from the coding sequence ATGCGAACCACACGACGGCAGCGCGGCGCCACCCTCATCGAGTCCATGGCGGCCCTCGGCATCCTCATGATCGGCGCCACCGGCATGGTGGCGCTGACCCACCAGAGCACCTTCTTCATGGCCGACTCGCGCCGGGCCAGCCGGGCCGCCAGCTTCGGGCAGGACCTGGTGAGCCAGATCGAGCTGTGGGACTACACCGACCCCCGCCTCGCCAACGTCCAGACCGCCAACGACGGCGACGTGGGCGACTCGGCCTACGCCTTCCAGGGGTCGCAGGACCCGATCGCGGACGGGCTGGCCGATCACGGCGAGGCCGACCTCGGCGCCGACTTCGCCGGGCTGCCAGATGACCTGCTGAGGGTCAACTACGACATGCAGCGCTACTGGAACGTCACCAGCCTGGACGACTACAACGCCAACGGGGTGCCCGACGGGGTGCGCGTGGCGGTCATCATCCGCTGGCGGGTCGGCGGCGCCAACAACGCCGTCAGCTCCTGGCGGCGGGCCGTCTTCATGACCATGAAGATCAACACGGCGGACCTGCGGTGA
- a CDS encoding two-component sensor histidine kinase, with amino-acid sequence MRLRLRLHLLVIAAAAAATGLAALLVAGLPLLAARALGPGQLVALAIGAATLSALGGAALLFRAVGRPLDRLVEAATRLSAGDGLSPLGPDGEPPSGGLGRFALAFERTAAALSEERARLAAKVAELEAANRQLAEAREGLLRSEKLATVGRLAAGVAHEVGNPLGAIAGYAELARMKQADGSADQALVDDYLARIVAEAGRIDAIVRDLLDFARPAALDLGPVSLADALAAAVRLARVQERFRDVDLASDLAPDLPPVLADERRLSQVFLNLLLNAGDATGGRGRVRVSARLEGRVVVVALDDSGPGIPAERRAQVFDPFFTTKEPGQGTGLGLAVCHGIMASFGGAIEAGEAPGGGARLTLRLGVAGP; translated from the coding sequence GTGCGGCTCCGGCTCAGGCTCCACCTCTTGGTCATCGCCGCGGCGGCCGCCGCCACCGGGCTGGCGGCGCTGCTGGTGGCCGGGCTGCCGCTCCTGGCCGCGCGCGCGCTGGGGCCGGGGCAGCTGGTGGCGCTGGCCATCGGCGCCGCCACCCTGAGCGCCCTGGGCGGCGCGGCGCTCCTCTTCCGCGCGGTGGGGCGCCCGCTGGACCGGCTGGTGGAGGCCGCCACACGGCTCTCGGCCGGCGACGGGCTGTCGCCGCTGGGGCCCGACGGCGAGCCCCCCTCGGGCGGCCTCGGCCGCTTCGCCCTGGCCTTCGAGCGGACCGCGGCGGCCCTCTCCGAGGAGCGGGCCCGGCTGGCCGCCAAGGTGGCCGAGCTGGAGGCCGCCAACCGGCAGCTGGCCGAGGCGCGCGAGGGGCTGCTGCGCTCCGAGAAGCTGGCCACGGTGGGGAGGCTGGCGGCCGGGGTGGCGCACGAGGTGGGCAACCCGCTGGGCGCCATCGCCGGCTACGCCGAGCTGGCGCGCATGAAGCAGGCCGACGGCAGCGCCGACCAGGCGCTGGTGGACGACTACCTGGCGCGCATCGTGGCCGAGGCGGGGCGCATCGACGCCATCGTGCGCGACCTGCTCGACTTCGCCCGGCCGGCCGCGCTCGACCTGGGGCCGGTGTCGCTGGCGGACGCGCTGGCGGCGGCGGTGCGCCTGGCGCGGGTGCAGGAGCGCTTCCGCGACGTGGACCTGGCCAGCGACCTCGCGCCCGACCTGCCGCCGGTGCTGGCCGACGAGCGGCGCCTCTCGCAGGTCTTCCTCAACCTCCTGCTCAACGCCGGCGACGCCACCGGCGGGCGCGGGCGGGTGCGGGTGTCGGCCCGCCTCGAGGGGCGGGTGGTGGTGGTGGCGCTCGACGACAGCGGGCCCGGCATCCCGGCCGAGCGGCGGGCCCAGGTCTTCGACCCCTTCTTCACCACCAAGGAGCCGGGGCAGGGCACCGGCCTCGGGCTGGCGGTCTGCCACGGCATCATGGCCTCCTTCGGCGGGGCCATCGAGGCGGGCGAGGCGCCCGGCGGCGGCGCCCGCCTCACCCTCCGGCTGGGGGTGGCAGGGCCGTGA
- a CDS encoding prepilin peptidase, giving the protein MRDLAIGWGALLGAVVGSFLNVVIARVPEGRSVVHPRSACPRCGAFIAWYDNVPVLSWVLLRARCRGCKAPISARYPLVEALVAALAGLAVARHGLSPAALAELTFEALLVALAFIDLDTWLLPFVLTIPLALLGLLASALGLTPAGSLGDAAIGLGAGGGLFLAIHLVGEKVFKKEALGFGDVVLLGGLCAWLGWRGLLPVILLSSLQGAAVGVGLILLGRRRLGARQPTPQADDDWTPDPHHIPYGPFLALAALQWLLLAGPIAAWVPGLAVFLPP; this is encoded by the coding sequence ATCCGCGACCTGGCCATCGGCTGGGGGGCCCTGCTCGGCGCCGTGGTGGGCAGCTTCCTCAACGTGGTCATCGCCCGGGTGCCGGAGGGGCGCTCGGTGGTCCACCCGCGCTCGGCCTGTCCGCGCTGCGGCGCCTTCATCGCCTGGTACGACAACGTGCCGGTCCTCTCCTGGGTGCTGCTGCGCGCCCGCTGCCGCGGCTGCAAGGCCCCCATCAGCGCCCGCTACCCGCTGGTGGAGGCGCTGGTGGCGGCGCTGGCCGGCCTGGCGGTGGCGCGCCACGGTCTCTCGCCGGCGGCCCTGGCCGAGCTCACCTTCGAGGCCCTGCTGGTGGCGCTGGCCTTCATCGACCTCGACACCTGGCTCCTGCCCTTCGTCCTCACCATCCCGCTGGCCCTGCTCGGCCTCCTGGCCAGCGCGCTCGGCCTCACCCCGGCCGGCTCGCTCGGCGACGCGGCCATCGGCCTCGGCGCCGGGGGCGGCCTCTTCCTCGCCATCCACCTGGTCGGCGAGAAGGTCTTCAAGAAGGAGGCCCTGGGCTTCGGCGACGTGGTGCTGCTGGGCGGGCTGTGCGCCTGGCTGGGGTGGCGCGGCCTCCTGCCGGTCATCCTGCTCTCCTCGCTGCAGGGCGCCGCGGTGGGGGTGGGGCTGATCCTGCTGGGGCGCCGCCGGCTCGGCGCGCGCCAGCCGACCCCGCAGGCCGACGACGACTGGACGCCCGACCCGCACCACATCCCCTACGGCCCCTTCCTGGCGCTGGCGGCGCTGCAGTGGCTGCTCCTGGCCGGCCCCATCGCGGCCTGGGTGCCGGGGCTGGCCGTCTTCCTCCCGCCCTGA
- a CDS encoding ABC transporter permease: MPAATLAIAATTVKEALRERLLYNLLVFAVLLVVGSLTISQLTLGEQYRIIANMGTSATQVFGTLIAVFLGVGLVSREIDRRTCYPALARPVSRAGFVVGKYLGLLTVLTLNVALMAVATGAVLLFYRGAPSFLDGAFAATFALTAVQLAICGAFAVLFSTFTTATLASIYTLTVVGAGWLFGEVRVFWLTARQTELKGLVQVLDYLLPNMSLLDLKETVTYGDPVTLGSVLARAAYGLGYSATLILLAAAVFTRRDIR; this comes from the coding sequence ATGCCCGCCGCCACCCTGGCCATCGCCGCCACCACCGTCAAGGAGGCGCTGCGCGAGCGCCTGCTCTACAACCTGCTGGTCTTCGCGGTGCTGCTGGTGGTGGGGTCGCTCACCATCTCGCAGCTCACCCTGGGCGAGCAGTACCGCATCATCGCCAACATGGGCACCTCGGCCACCCAGGTCTTCGGCACGCTCATCGCCGTCTTCCTGGGGGTGGGGCTGGTGAGCCGCGAGATCGACCGGCGCACCTGCTACCCGGCGCTGGCCCGGCCGGTCTCGCGGGCCGGCTTCGTGGTGGGCAAGTACCTCGGGCTGCTGACGGTGCTGACCCTCAACGTGGCGCTCATGGCGGTGGCCACCGGCGCGGTGCTGCTCTTCTACCGCGGGGCGCCCTCCTTCCTGGACGGCGCCTTCGCCGCCACCTTCGCCCTCACCGCGGTGCAGCTGGCCATCTGCGGCGCCTTCGCGGTGCTCTTCTCCACCTTCACCACCGCCACCCTGGCCAGCATCTACACCCTCACGGTGGTGGGGGCCGGCTGGCTCTTCGGCGAGGTGCGGGTCTTCTGGCTGACGGCCCGACAGACCGAGCTGAAGGGGCTGGTGCAGGTGCTCGACTACCTCCTGCCCAACATGTCGCTCCTGGACCTCAAGGAGACCGTCACCTACGGCGACCCGGTGACGCTCGGCTCGGTGCTGGCGCGGGCCGCCTACGGCCTGGGCTACTCCGCCACCCTGATCCTGCTGGCCGCCGCCGTCTTCACCCGCCGGGACATCCGCTGA
- a CDS encoding prepilin-type N-terminal cleavage/methylation domain-containing protein has product MRAGGAGARRGYTLIELVVALTISGLTVAAAISLLVQQQRSYAATSSDRGQQEAGRLALQDLLTRLEQAGYGVDPNLTFDFGVVDRAPRTGLMPPAAFVMQSSYLCDDPVNCRDRADGSDELVFIARSPWFRRITDGVTTSVVTIVGELKKPLYRGQILQVSCLGGSQTRAYVTVARHVPAAATPDPLATVDLQLEPGQQAGGLDVFPFENAQLVDGCFSATLAGTEPVVTLVDRSRFYVGWYLAGAEVAAQTDGARPYLMLDQGLRDETGVPIRLPVAPEVEDLQFTYLYSPAVAGGPPRIVGGTAGVPASADAFPMTVGAVVPPAMLDVADDPTRLTGHPANIQAVRVAVTVRQPSADVGIPDAEGAVLGAAGNRPALPASPYRRRWLWETTVVLRNQASAYYVYPVL; this is encoded by the coding sequence GTGAGGGCCGGCGGCGCGGGCGCGCGACGCGGCTACACCCTCATCGAGCTGGTGGTGGCCCTGACCATCAGCGGCCTGACCGTGGCCGCGGCCATCTCGCTGCTGGTGCAGCAGCAGCGCAGCTACGCGGCCACCTCCAGCGACCGGGGCCAGCAGGAGGCCGGGCGGCTGGCCCTGCAGGACCTGCTGACCCGCCTGGAGCAGGCCGGCTACGGCGTGGACCCCAACCTGACCTTCGACTTCGGGGTGGTGGACCGGGCCCCGCGCACCGGCCTCATGCCGCCGGCCGCCTTCGTGATGCAGTCGAGCTACCTGTGCGACGACCCGGTCAACTGCCGCGACCGCGCCGACGGCTCCGACGAGCTGGTCTTCATCGCCCGCAGCCCCTGGTTCCGCCGCATCACCGACGGCGTCACCACCAGCGTCGTCACCATCGTCGGCGAGCTGAAGAAGCCGCTCTACCGCGGGCAGATCCTGCAGGTCTCCTGCCTGGGCGGCAGCCAGACCCGGGCCTACGTGACGGTGGCCCGCCACGTGCCCGCGGCCGCCACGCCGGACCCGCTGGCCACGGTGGACCTCCAGCTCGAGCCCGGCCAGCAGGCGGGTGGCCTGGACGTCTTCCCCTTCGAGAACGCCCAGCTGGTGGACGGCTGCTTCTCGGCCACCCTGGCGGGCACCGAGCCGGTGGTCACGCTGGTGGACCGCTCGCGCTTCTACGTGGGCTGGTACCTGGCCGGCGCCGAGGTGGCGGCCCAGACCGACGGCGCCCGCCCCTACCTGATGCTGGACCAGGGGCTGCGGGACGAGACCGGGGTGCCCATCCGGCTGCCGGTGGCGCCCGAGGTGGAGGACCTGCAGTTCACCTACCTCTACTCGCCGGCGGTGGCCGGCGGCCCGCCGCGCATCGTGGGCGGCACGGCGGGCGTCCCGGCCTCGGCCGACGCCTTCCCCATGACGGTGGGGGCGGTGGTCCCGCCGGCCATGCTGGACGTGGCCGACGACCCGACCCGCCTGACCGGCCACCCGGCCAACATCCAGGCCGTGCGGGTGGCGGTGACGGTGCGCCAGCCCTCCGCCGACGTGGGCATCCCGGACGCCGAGGGGGCCGTGCTCGGCGCCGCCGGCAACCGCCCGGCGCTGCCGGCCTCCCCCTACCGCCGCCGCTGGCTCTGGGAGACCACCGTGGTCCTCCGCAACCAGGCCAGCGCCTACTACGTCTACCCGGTCCTGTGA